A region from the Polyangium spumosum genome encodes:
- a CDS encoding bifunctional metallophosphatase/5'-nucleotidase — protein sequence MRFRRLLAPLLAAPLFATLALGSGCEEPAPTPKLKGQTHLTLIHTSDIHSRLYPYNLQLGQVDSGLGLGEALSIANVGGAARISHIVGRERARASRVLHVDGGDCFQGAPVFNFFSGEAEIRALDAMGVDAMLVANHEFDRGALNLGIQLQNWANFPVLAANYLLEDPAQPGASPLGAQLQPYTVFNLDGLRVGLIGMGNLSSMTSIFDAPNRLGITPLNTVEVAQFYTDLLRPIVDVVVFVTHLGLEVDERMIQNTTGIDVILGGHNHIVLQPPKRVRDCSANYDAAVNSYYIELNDPNAETGKVRRYCRPRDVVLAHSGAFAKYVGRLDLIVSNDPEDFPGEAGGASPYDPANGFEVISNDYRLFPVTEAVPEDPIVLATLEPYSQSLDALANLELLVGYARDGSRRFSTSGGDSPLGNMIATAMWLRLGVQTDFSMTNTTGIRADLVPGPVTVEQMYNIFPFDNSISKMQLSGVEVQDLFDFVARRSAGRGCVSQVQIAGARIVVDCTQRKTPDGPPGVATDIYIGARNPKVNCASDADCPDKGLGSCDVEGGVCWQPFDSLASYELATSNYLAGGGSGFRVLQRNTTQFDTQIQQRDALVDYIRAGEPCTIRPPCPADQNGNGSQSDECSSLLGLSATCTKSGVCDHDEPIACKTDGDCTKLDKDFVCACPESVIEGDTCSSDPARPCEAGTCVLRACRDDVAAFQRSVCENAPSASVERECEEGLAPCRTAGETCKYLSCVDRYIGNFSDGRIRMVGQ from the coding sequence ATGCGCTTCCGACGCCTCCTGGCCCCCCTCCTGGCCGCGCCCCTCTTTGCGACCTTGGCCCTGGGCTCGGGCTGTGAAGAACCCGCGCCTACCCCCAAGCTCAAGGGTCAGACCCACCTGACCCTGATCCACACCTCCGACATCCACTCGCGGCTCTACCCGTACAACCTGCAGCTCGGTCAGGTCGACTCGGGGCTCGGGCTCGGCGAGGCGCTCAGCATCGCCAACGTCGGCGGCGCCGCGCGGATCTCGCATATCGTCGGGCGGGAGCGGGCGCGGGCCTCGCGGGTCCTCCACGTCGACGGCGGCGACTGCTTCCAGGGCGCGCCCGTCTTCAACTTCTTCTCCGGTGAGGCCGAGATTCGCGCGCTCGACGCGATGGGCGTCGACGCCATGCTCGTCGCCAACCACGAGTTCGACCGCGGCGCCCTGAACCTCGGGATCCAGCTCCAGAACTGGGCGAACTTCCCCGTCCTCGCGGCCAACTACCTGCTCGAAGACCCGGCGCAGCCCGGCGCCTCTCCGCTCGGCGCGCAGCTCCAGCCGTACACCGTCTTCAACCTCGACGGCCTGCGCGTGGGGCTCATCGGCATGGGCAACCTGTCGAGCATGACCTCGATCTTCGACGCGCCGAACCGGCTCGGGATCACCCCGCTCAACACCGTCGAGGTCGCGCAGTTCTACACCGACCTCCTCCGGCCCATCGTCGACGTCGTCGTCTTCGTCACGCACCTCGGCCTCGAGGTCGACGAGCGCATGATCCAGAACACGACGGGCATCGACGTCATCCTCGGCGGGCACAACCACATCGTGCTCCAGCCGCCGAAGCGCGTGCGGGACTGCTCGGCGAACTACGACGCCGCCGTGAACAGCTATTACATCGAGCTGAACGATCCGAACGCGGAGACCGGCAAGGTCCGGCGCTACTGCCGGCCGCGCGACGTCGTCCTCGCCCACTCCGGCGCGTTCGCCAAGTACGTCGGCCGGCTCGACCTCATCGTTTCGAACGACCCCGAGGATTTCCCGGGCGAGGCCGGCGGCGCCTCCCCGTACGACCCGGCGAACGGCTTCGAGGTCATCTCGAACGATTATCGGCTCTTCCCGGTGACGGAGGCCGTGCCCGAGGATCCGATCGTGCTCGCGACGCTCGAGCCGTATTCGCAGAGCCTCGACGCGCTCGCGAACCTGGAGCTGCTCGTGGGGTATGCGCGGGACGGCTCGCGGCGCTTCTCGACGAGCGGCGGCGACTCGCCCCTCGGCAACATGATCGCGACGGCGATGTGGCTCCGCCTCGGCGTGCAGACCGATTTCTCGATGACCAACACCACGGGCATCCGCGCCGATCTCGTGCCCGGTCCGGTCACCGTCGAGCAGATGTACAACATCTTCCCCTTCGACAACTCGATCTCGAAGATGCAGCTCTCGGGCGTCGAGGTGCAGGACCTCTTCGATTTCGTGGCGCGCAGGTCCGCCGGCCGCGGCTGCGTCTCGCAGGTCCAGATCGCGGGCGCGCGTATCGTGGTCGATTGCACGCAGCGCAAGACCCCGGACGGCCCGCCCGGCGTCGCGACGGACATCTACATCGGCGCGCGTAACCCCAAGGTCAACTGCGCGAGCGACGCCGACTGCCCCGACAAGGGCCTCGGGAGCTGCGACGTCGAGGGCGGCGTGTGCTGGCAGCCCTTCGATTCGCTCGCCAGCTACGAGCTCGCCACCTCGAACTACCTCGCGGGCGGCGGCAGCGGCTTCCGCGTCCTGCAGCGCAACACGACGCAGTTCGACACGCAGATCCAGCAGCGCGACGCGCTCGTCGATTACATCCGCGCCGGCGAGCCTTGCACGATCCGGCCCCCCTGCCCCGCCGATCAGAATGGCAACGGCAGCCAATCCGACGAGTGCTCCTCGCTCCTCGGCCTCTCGGCCACCTGCACGAAGAGCGGCGTGTGTGACCACGACGAGCCCATCGCCTGCAAGACCGACGGCGATTGCACGAAGCTCGACAAGGACTTCGTCTGCGCCTGCCCCGAATCCGTCATCGAAGGCGACACCTGCTCGTCCGACCCGGCCCGCCCCTGCGAGGCCGGCACGTGTGTGCTCCGGGCCTGCCGCGACGACGTCGCGGCCTTCCAGCGCTCGGTCTGCGAGAACGCGCCGTCCGCCTCGGTCGAGCGTGAATGCGAGGAGGGGCTCGCGCCCTGCAGGACCGCGGGCGAGACCTGCAAGTACCTCTCTTGCGTCGATCGGTACATCGGGAACTTCTCCGATGGTCGTATCCGGATGGTCGGGCAATGA